A single genomic interval of Heterodontus francisci isolate sHetFra1 chromosome 45, sHetFra1.hap1, whole genome shotgun sequence harbors:
- the LOC137356417 gene encoding histone H1-like has protein sequence MSLQAIKKALRVKGVDVEKSKFPIKQSIKRLVAKDFLVQTKGTGASGKKIVAKKVSSKKTAAKKVSTKKTATPKKAVKKATLPKKSPAKNAKKVKRATGGKPPKKVQSSRGVKKPKAAKAQKAAPGKK, from the exons atgtcactgcaggcaataaagaaggctctgcgtgttaaaggtgtcgatgtggagaagagcAAGTTCccaatcaagcaaagtatcaagcggcttgtggcgaaagacttcctggtgcagacgaagggcacgggggcctccg ggaagaaaatagtcgccaagaaagtgagcagcaagaagacagcagccaagaaagtgagcacCAAGAAGACGGCAACGCCAAAGAAGGCGGTAAAGAAAGCAACGCTTCCAAAAAAATCTCCAGCGAAGAATGCCAAAAAAGTCAAGAGGGCCACGGGCGGAAAGCCGCCCAAGAAAGTTCAATCATCAAGGGGCGTGAAgaagccgaaagcagcaaaggctcagaaagcagcccctggaaagaagtga
- the LOC137356151 gene encoding histone H4 has translation MTGRGKGGKGLGKGGAKRHRKVLRDNIQGITKPAIRRLARRGGVKRISGLIYEETRGVLKVFLENVIRDAVTYTEHAKRKTVTAMDVVYALKRQGRTLYGFGG, from the coding sequence ATGacaggaagaggtaaaggaggcaaaggactgggcaaaggcggagcaaagcggcaccgcaaagtgcttcgtgataacatccagggcatcaccaagccagcaattcgccgcctggctcgccgtggcggagtgaagcgcatctcgggtttgatctatgaggagacccgcggggtgctgaaggttttcctggagaatgtgatcagagatgcggtcacctacactgagcacgccaagcgcaagacggtcaccgccatggatgtggtgtacgctctgaaacgtcagggccgcactctctatggattcggcggctaa